DNA sequence from the Geobacter sp. AOG2 genome:
ATTCCTGCTCCTCTGCCTGGGCCTTTTCGAGGCCTATACCGGCTATCTGCTCCCCCTGGACCAGTTGGCCTACTGGGCGACCCAGACCGGCATGGAACTCCTGACAACCGCCCCCCTGGGCGAACACCTGCGGGCCATGCTGGTGCCGGACGGCGTCGGCCAACCCCTGTCCCTGCTCCGTTTCTACGCCTTGCACATCGTCATCATACCGCTGACCCTCGGTGCCCTCTCCATGCTGCATTTCTACCGGGTACGAAAAAACAAGGGGGTGCTCCCCTACCTATGAAACAGGGATTCGTCAAAAGCTCTCCCGTTTTTTTCCGGCTCATCGCCCGGTCGGGGCTCTTCTTCGCGGCGGCGCTGCTGGCGGCGGCGATGGTCGTCCCGGCGCCGCTCCAGGAGGCGGCCAACCCGGCCCTGACCCCCAACCCGGTCAAATCGGCCTGGTTTCTGCTCTGGATCCAGGAACTGGTCAGCTATTCCCGCTTCATGATCTACCCGGTCATGGCGCTGGGAGGCCTGTTCCTGCTCCTCCCCTGGCTCCCCTGCGGAGGGCGTCCGTATCAGGCCGCCTGGTTCCCACGGGAACAACGGGCCGTCAACCTGCTGGCGTGCGGCGCTTTCATCGTCATCGTGGCGCTTACCGTCATCGCCCTGTTCTTCCGGGGGACAAATTGGTCGCTCTCCTTTCATCCCTGACCGTTCTCCTTTGCCTGCTCTCCCCGCCCGCCTGGGCCGGACAGGGGCAAAGGTGCCTGAACTGCCACCCCTCCCATTACGGGGACCGGGGCGCCTGCACCGACTGTCACCGGGGCAACCCCCTGTCCAAACGGAAGAACGTCGCCCATCACCTGCTGATTCCCGGACGCTACGCCCGCTTCACCCTGGGGGACACCACGGAGGTTGTACAGGGAAACCGCCTGCTGGAACAGCTTGCCTGCCGGCGCTGCCATGTGAGCGGCGGCAAAGGAAATCGCCTGGCCACCTCCCTGGACACCCTGCCCGCGACCAGGGTGCCGGGGGAGATTGCAGCCTCCGTCATGTCGCCGGCCCTGGGCATGCCCGACTTCAAATTGGACGAGGCCCAGGTGGTGACCGTCGTCAATGCCCTGTTTGCCGGAGCCCGGAAGGGGGAACGGCGGGAACGGGAACGGCCGCTGGTGGTCTTTTTCGAGAAGAGCGGACCGGCCGCGAAGGATGTGTTCAGCCGCACATGCGGCCCCTGCCACCGCATGCTCACCATGGGGCGGGGCCTGCTCGGGTCGGGGACCATAGGCCCGAACCTGTCGGGCCTCTTCTCACCTTTCTACCCTCCCACCTTTGCGGGCGGAAAGCCCTGGACCGCGGAGCGTCTGACGAAGCGCCTGCACAATCCCCGGCAGGTTTCCACCTTCGCCCTCATGCCGCCGGTGCCCCTCAATGCTTCAGATTTGAAGGAACTGAAGGCCCTGCTCGCGACAGAGGGCGACGGCACGGCGAATATGCTTGTGCATCCACCCGGAAAACAATATGATTTCCCCTAAAGCACCCAAAAGGAGTTGTGCATGACACGAAACACAACACTGATCGGCATCACGGTGGCACTGTCGCTGTCCGCAACGGCGCAGGCCGCCCTTGCATTCCCCAAAGACGGCTTCGGCAACCACTCCGCAAACAAAACGGTTTCCCAAAAGCAGCCGGCCCTTTCCGGCACGGTGGCGGAACTTTATAAAAACAAGAATACGCTCAACAAGAAAAAGGTTGCGGTACGAGGCAAGGTCGTCAAGGTTGCCACGGGGATCATGGGGAAAAACTGGGTCCATCTGAGGGACGGCAGCGGCAGCGCCAAGAAGCGGACCAACGATCTGACCGTCACCACCCGGGCGTTACCCAACGAGGGGTCGACGGTCACGGCGGTGGGGATACTCCACAAGGATCGGGATTTCGGCGCCGGCTACAAGTACGAGTTGATCATCGAAGATGCCGAACTCCAGCCCTGACCCCGCGCCCGTACCCATCGCCGTGGGCGTCAGTTCCTGCCTTTTGGGGGAGCGGGTCCGCTACGACGGCGGCCACAAGCATGACCGTTCCATAACCGGCTGTCTGGGGCGTCTGTTCCGGCTCGTGCCGGTCTGCCCCGAGGTGGGATGCGGCCTGCCCACGCCCCGGGAACCCATGAGCCTGGAGGGGGACCCGGCCGCTCCCCGCCTTGTGGCGAACATGAGCCGGATCGACCTGACCGACCGGATGCTGACTTGGTGTGCAAGGCGGGTTGTGGATTTGGAAGGCGAGAATCTGTGCGGTTTCATCTTCAAGAAGGGTTCGCCCAGCTGCGGTCTGTACCAGGTGCCGATCCACGACGGCGGAGCGGTCAGGAACGGCGCCGGCCTGTTTGCGACGGCCTTGACCCGGCGCTTCCCCCTCATGCCGGTGGAGGAAGAGGGACGCCTGAGCGACCCAGGCTGCCGCGAAGAGTTCATCCAAAGGGTCCTGGACTATCGGCGTGAAAGGCTTTAACGGCATAGGACTTATAAGACCTATAAGTCCCAGAGTTCCCATAAGTCCCATTTGTCCTATTTCTTTTCAATCACCCCTTACTCCCCCTTGAAATCCGGTTTGCGTTTCTCGTTGAAGGCGTTCTTCCCCTCCAGGTAGTCGTAGCTGTCGTAAACCTTGCGGCGCAGTCCCTGAATACGTTCAAAGGTCTCGGGGCTCAGGGGGTGGGAATTGCCCAACAGGCGCAACTGCTCTTTGATGACGGCGATGGCCAGGGGCGAGTTCTCGGCGATCTGGTGCGCCAGGCCGTAGCAGTAGCGCTCCAACTCCTCCGTGGGCACCAGGTGGTTGAGGATGCCGATCTGGAGGGCCCGTTCCGCGTCGATCGGCCTGGCGGTGAAGAACATCTCGCGGGCCATGCGCGGCCCGACCACATTGATGAAATGCAGAATACCGGTGGAGTTGTAGGGGACCCCGATCTTGGCCGGGGTAATGGCAAAGGAACAGGCGGGACAGCCGACGGCCATGTCGCAGATAAAGGCCAGATCGCAAGCCCCGCCCCAGACGCTCCCCTCGATCATGGCGATCACCGGCGCCGGGAAGAGCTGGATCTCCCGCAGTGCCTGCTCCAGGGGGTCGTTGTAGGAAAGCGGGTCGCGTCCCGGCACCGGCAGTTCATTGATGTCGAAGCCGGACGACCAGACCTTGACCCCCGGATGGGCTCTGATGATCACGGCCCTCGCCTTGCGCCGGGCAAAGAGTTGCAGGGCTTCGATCAACTCGTGAAGCAGTTCGTTGGAGAGGCTGTTGCGGGTTTCCGCGTGATTGAAGGTCGCGGTGCCCACGTGGTCGCTGTAGGATGACAGAATAAGGGACATGAGATTCCTTTCACAGGCTCGGATGTTTTCCTTATACCTGCACCTGAAGTAAAAGCAAGCGACCGGCGGGCAATTTTCCCGACATTCGCACCTGCCGCTTGACTTGCGACGTCAAACGCAGTATGTAGCCAAGTAGGATTAAGGTTAACCGTTCCCGCACGCAAAGGTCATCCATGCACCTGCGTCTCTCCCTCATCGTCAAACTCACCCTCGCGACCTCGCTGATCCTGGTCGGCTTCATGAGCCTTCTGGACTACGTCAACCTCAAAAACTTCAAGCGGGCGACCATCGAGTACGCCGCCTCCAATGCCGACCAGTTGACGGAGATCATCAACCAGAGTACCTACGACGCCATGATGAAGAACGACAAGGCCAGTCTGTACCAGATGATCGACCGGATCGCCCAGAGCAGGAGCATCGAACATATCAGCCTCATCGATCGCACCGGCACGGTCGTCTACTCCAGCCACAGGAGCGAGGTCGGCACGGTCATCGACCAGAAGAACGAGGCCTGCATCTTCTGCCATCAGCCGAACAACACCCGGCTCTATTCCCCGACCAGCAACAGCAGCCGGG
Encoded proteins:
- the extQ gene encoding selenite/tellurite reduction operon b-type cytochrome membrane protein ExtQ, with the translated sequence MKQGFVKSSPVFFRLIARSGLFFAAALLAAAMVVPAPLQEAANPALTPNPVKSAWFLLWIQELVSYSRFMIYPVMALGGLFLLLPWLPCGGRPYQAAWFPREQRAVNLLACGAFIVIVALTVIALFFRGTNWSLSFHP
- the extS gene encoding selenite/tellurite reduction operon c-type cytochrome lipoprotein ExtS, with the protein product MVALLSSLTVLLCLLSPPAWAGQGQRCLNCHPSHYGDRGACTDCHRGNPLSKRKNVAHHLLIPGRYARFTLGDTTEVVQGNRLLEQLACRRCHVSGGKGNRLATSLDTLPATRVPGEIAASVMSPALGMPDFKLDEAQVVTVVNALFAGARKGERRERERPLVVFFEKSGPAAKDVFSRTCGPCHRMLTMGRGLLGSGTIGPNLSGLFSPFYPPTFAGGKPWTAERLTKRLHNPRQVSTFALMPPVPLNASDLKELKALLATEGDGTANMLVHPPGKQYDFP
- a CDS encoding DUF523 domain-containing protein, giving the protein MPNSSPDPAPVPIAVGVSSCLLGERVRYDGGHKHDRSITGCLGRLFRLVPVCPEVGCGLPTPREPMSLEGDPAAPRLVANMSRIDLTDRMLTWCARRVVDLEGENLCGFIFKKGSPSCGLYQVPIHDGGAVRNGAGLFATALTRRFPLMPVEEEGRLSDPGCREEFIQRVLDYRRERL
- the scpB gene encoding methylmalonyl-CoA decarboxylase, which translates into the protein MSLILSSYSDHVGTATFNHAETRNSLSNELLHELIEALQLFARRKARAVIIRAHPGVKVWSSGFDINELPVPGRDPLSYNDPLEQALREIQLFPAPVIAMIEGSVWGGACDLAFICDMAVGCPACSFAITPAKIGVPYNSTGILHFINVVGPRMAREMFFTARPIDAERALQIGILNHLVPTEELERYCYGLAHQIAENSPLAIAVIKEQLRLLGNSHPLSPETFERIQGLRRKVYDSYDYLEGKNAFNEKRKPDFKGE